One Aegilops tauschii subsp. strangulata cultivar AL8/78 chromosome 7, Aet v6.0, whole genome shotgun sequence genomic window carries:
- the LOC109767763 gene encoding uncharacterized protein isoform X2 has product MPPGELIFLFLISFLAVLEGSLVSASGVSQRGLSAICRCLLVWPVHPLICAILLHLRPFLVTCRTRFFLPRTIPSDLCFASAAGGCASHAPPVLCDLKATDDSISISAWRELFSTMPMTGKGKIQSAVPPMNKVMQINILLCLCYEVA; this is encoded by the exons ATGCCCCCAG GTGAGCTGATTTTCTTATTTTTAATAAGCTTTCTGGCTGTGCTGGAGGGCAGCTTGGTCTCGGCATCGGGCGTTTCGCAGCGTG GTTTGTCTGCTATTTGCAGGTGCTTGTTGGTCTGGCCGGTTCATCCTTTGATTTGTGCCATCTTGCTACATCTTCGCCCTTTTCTG GTTACTTGCCGTACTCGTTTTTTCCTTCCACGGACGATTCCGAGCGATCTGTGCTTCGCCTCTGCTGCCGGCGGTTGTGCCAGTCATGCTCCTCCTG TTCTTTGTGATTTGAAAGCAACTGATGACTCAATATCAATCAGTGCATGGAGGGAACTCTTCTCCACCATGCCGATGACAGGAAAGGGGAAAATCCAGTCCGCGGTGCCACCAATGAACAAG GTGATGCAAATCAATATCTTGCTTTGTCTATGCTATGAAGTGGCCTAA
- the LOC109767763 gene encoding uncharacterized protein isoform X1 yields the protein MPPGELIFLFLISFLAVLEGSLVSASGVSQRGLSAICRCLLVWPVHPLICAILLHLRPLQVTCRTRFFLPRTIPSDLCFASAAGGCASHAPPVLCDLKATDDSISISAWRELFSTMPMTGKGKIQSAVPPMNKVMQINILLCLCYEVA from the exons ATGCCCCCAG GTGAGCTGATTTTCTTATTTTTAATAAGCTTTCTGGCTGTGCTGGAGGGCAGCTTGGTCTCGGCATCGGGCGTTTCGCAGCGTG GTTTGTCTGCTATTTGCAGGTGCTTGTTGGTCTGGCCGGTTCATCCTTTGATTTGTGCCATCTTGCTACATCTTCGCCCTTT GCAGGTTACTTGCCGTACTCGTTTTTTCCTTCCACGGACGATTCCGAGCGATCTGTGCTTCGCCTCTGCTGCCGGCGGTTGTGCCAGTCATGCTCCTCCTG TTCTTTGTGATTTGAAAGCAACTGATGACTCAATATCAATCAGTGCATGGAGGGAACTCTTCTCCACCATGCCGATGACAGGAAAGGGGAAAATCCAGTCCGCGGTGCCACCAATGAACAAG GTGATGCAAATCAATATCTTGCTTTGTCTATGCTATGAAGTGGCCTAA
- the LOC109767762 gene encoding uncharacterized protein has translation MLKKTQRRGPGIDRGSKQPHPNPSRAQPTPPPPPDSVAMALRSPSSTSRQDLSPPADSLPPISQGGSSNGAKADVARKKEVDHLLAKLKKEGVEIDGNIASIIDDEMARIKAEAERASIINGLKRNGWLVMLTITSAALGFLLGGECYEKALYAQMRVIFGEEE, from the exons ATGCTAAAAAAAACACAAAGACGAGGCCCCGGAATCGATCGAGGAAGCAAGCAACCGCACCCAAACCCTAGCCGAGCTCAGCcgacgccgcctcctcctccggattCCGTTGCCATGGCGCTGCGCTCTCCCTCCAGCACTTCGCGACAGGATCTGTCGCCGCCGGCGGActctctgcctcccatctctcaG GGTGGATCCAGCAATGGAGCCAAAGCAGATGTTGCTAGGAAGAAGGAGGTTGATCATTTGTTGGCAAAATTAAAAAAGGAGGGAGTGGAGATAGATGGCAACATAGCTAGTATTATTGATGATGAGATGGCTAGAATTAAAGCTGAAGCTGAGAG GGCGAGCATCATTAATGGTCTGAAAAGGAACGGGTGGTTGGTAATGCTCACTATTACATCTGCTGCTTTGGGTTTCCTCCTGGGAGGGGAATGTTATGAAAAGGCCCTCTATGCGCAGATGCGCGTCATTTTTGGTGAAGAAGAATAg